The following proteins are encoded in a genomic region of Syngnathoides biaculeatus isolate LvHL_M chromosome 15, ASM1980259v1, whole genome shotgun sequence:
- the ola1 gene encoding obg-like ATPase 1, producing MPPKKGDAPKQPPLIGRFGTSLKIGIVGLPNVGKSTFFNVLTKSQAAAENFPFCTIDPNESRVPVPDERFEFLCQYHKPASKVPAFLNVVDIAGLVKGAHSGQGLGNAFLSHISACDGIFHMTRAFDDEDIIHVEGNVDPVRDMEIIHEELRLKDEEMIAPIIDKLEKTAVRGNDKKLKPEYDVMLKVKNWVVDEKKHVRFYHDWNDKRCAARGSRVLSARAAVTQLRSCSQIEVLNKYLFLTSKPMIYLVNLSEKDYIRKKNKWLAKIKEWVDTHDPGSMVIPLSGALESKLFDMEPEEQKKYCEEQKTQSVLTKIIKTGYAALQLEYFFTAGPDEVRAWTVRKGSKAPQAAGKIHTDFEKGFIMAEVMKFADFKEEGSENAVKAAGKYRQQGRNYVVEDGDIIFFKFNTPNAPKKK from the exons ATGCCTCCAAAGAAGGGAGATGCCCCGAAGCAGCCCCCGTTGATTGGACGCTTCGGGACGTCGCTTAAAATCGGAATCGTGGGACTGCCGAATGTCGG CAAGTCCACCTTTTTCAACGTGTTGACCAAAAGCCAAGCAGCAGCCGAGAACTTCCCCTTCTGCACCATCGACCCAAACGAGAGCAGAGTGCCCGTCCCCGATGAACGCTTTGAGTTCCTCTGCCAGTATCATAAACCAGCCAG TAAGGTTCCCGCTTTCCTCAACGTGGTGGACATTGCCGGCCTGGTGAAGGGGGCTCACTCGGGTCAAGGGCTGGGCAACGCGTTCCTCTCGCACATCAGCGCCTGCGACGGGATCTTCCACATGACGC GCGCCTTTGACGACGAAGACATCATCCACGTGGAGGGCAACGTGGACCCCGTGCGGGACATGGAGATCATCCACGAGGAGCTGAGGCTGAAGGACGAGGAGATGATCGCGCCCATCATCGACAAGCTGGAGAAGACGGCGGTCCGAGGCAACGACAAGAAGCTGAAACCCGAATAC gACGTCATGTTGAAGGTGAAGAACTGGGTGGTGGACGAGAAGAAACACGTGCGGTTCTACCACGACTGGAATGACAAGAGGTGCGCCGCTCGTGGTTCTCGGGTGTTGAGTGCGCGTGCCGCCGTGACGCAATTGCGGTCGTGTTCCCAGATCGAGGTTCTCAACAAGTACTTGTTCCTTACGTCCAAACCCATGATTTACTTGGTCAACCTCTCCGAGAAGGATTACATCCGGAAAAAGAACAAGTG GTTGGCTAAAATCAAGGAGTGGGTGGACACTCACGACCCGGGCTCCATGGTGATCCCCCTCAGCGGAGCCTTGGAGTCCAAACTGTTCGACATGGAACCGGAGGAGCAGAAGAAATACTGCGAGGAGCAAAAGACGCAGAG TGTCCTCACCAAAATAATCAAGACAGGCTACGCGGCGCTACAGCTGGAATACTTCTTCACCGCGGGACCGGACGAGGTGCGAGCGTGGACCGTCAGG AAAGGCAGCAAAGCTCCGCAGGCGGCCGGGAAGATCCACACCGACTTCGAGAAGGGCTTCATCATGGCCGAGGTGATGAAGTTCGCCGACTTCAAGGAGGAGGGCAGCGAAAACGCCGTCAAG GCCGCAGGGAAATACAGGCAACAGGGTCGGAACTACGTGGTGGAGGACGGCGACATCATCTTCTTCAAATTCAACACGCCCAACGCGCCCAAGAAGAAATAA